The DNA region CATTCCGGCCATCCGTTTCGTCGCCAACGACTATTGGGGTCGCCACTACACAAAGCAGCCTTGGTATGGCGAACGCAACCGCTGGTACGCGTTCAAGCCTCGTCCTCGACCGGGCTGGCGCGCGCCGCCTCCCGGCCAGCGCAAACCTGGCTGGTGGCGCGCCGATTACAAGCCGTTCGCCGGCATGAAGCCTCCTCAAGAAACGTGGTCACGCTCAAAGCAGCGTGATGACCGCCGTCGCTAGACAAAGCGGACCGAATAAAGACGCAAGGGCGTTGGCGCCCTTGCGTCCTGACCGCCCTACTCCGCCGCCTCGCCGTGGCTGATCAGCACCTGATCGGCAAGCCGTCCTGTCAGCTCGGCGAGGTGATCGAACGCCGCCGTGTAGGTGCCGACGCCCGCGGTCGCTGAGCGCAGCTCGACGATCAGATCCTCGATCTCGGCCTCCGGAATGTGCGCCGACACGACATCCCACCCCGGCCAGCCGTCCCGGGCATCGAAGCCAAGGATCTGCCCGCGGCGCTGCGAGATGAGCCCGTTGACGCGCGCCGTCGCCTCCGACGGCACCGAGATCTCGACCGCCATCACCGGCTCGAGCAGCACCGGCTGACACTTGGGCAGTCCCTCGCTCATGGCGAGGCGCCCCGCCTGCCGGAACGCCATGTCCGAGCTGTCGACGGTATGAAATGAGCCGTCCGTCAGCGTCACCGCCACGTCGACGACGGGAAAGCCGAGCGGACCGTGCTTCATGTAGTCGGCAACGCCGATCTCGACCGACGGGATGAACTGCTTCGGCACCACGCCGCCCGTGATCGTGTCGTCGAACGCGAAGCCCGCCCCGCGTGGCTGCGGCCGGATCGTGAGCACGACGTCTCCGAACTGCCCGTGCCCGCCGGATTGCTTCTTGTGCCGACCGCGGATCTCGATCGGCTTGCGAATGGTCTCCTTGTAAGGGACCTGCCGCTTTTGCCGATCGACAACGACACCGTACTTGCGCTTCAGCCGCTCGAACGCAACGCGGAGATGCATTTCGCCCTGCCCCTTGAGCAGCACCTGATGCGTGTCCTTGTTGTGCTCGATGACGAGAGACGGATCCTCCTCGATCAGCTTGCCGAGCGCCGACGACAGCTTGACCTCGTCCTTGCGGTCCTTGAGCCCGATACCGGATGCCAGCACCGGCTCGGGCGGTCGCGGCGCCGCGATCTGCACGATGCCGGATTTCTCGGCCGTGATCGTATCGCCGGTCCTGACGCCGTCGAGACGGCCGAGCGCGACCGTATCGCCGGCCTGCGCCGCGGCACGCTTCTGCGTCTCCTCGCCCTTGAGCGCATGGACGCCGGCCACACGTTCCTCAACCGCCTCTCCGCCACTCACGCTGGCCCCGTCGGGAAGCTCGCCCGTCAGCACGCGCGCGATCGAGAGCTTGCCGCCGTGCCCCGTGTGCAATGTCTTGAGGACGAAAGCCGCACTCTTGGCATTCTCGACCTTGAGCCGTCTCGCGGTCGTCTCGACGAACGGCACCTCGTGCCGGATCGCTTTCAGAAGCCGCAGGATACCGCTGCCGTTCTGCGCCGAGCCGATCAGCACCGGGCAGATCAGCCCATGCTCGAACTCACGCGAGAGATCGGCAAACACCATTCCGTTTTCGGGCGCCGCATCCGACAGAAGGGCTTCCATTAAGTCGTCGTCGTAGTCGGCGAGCTGCTCGAGCATGTGGAAGCGCGCTTCCTTCTCGCGCTCGATGTCGGCCGCGCGGATCTCGACCATCTCTGATGGCGCGTTCTTGCGGAACAGGAACGCCCGCTCGAGCGCGAGGTCGATGAAGCCGGTCGCGACGCCGTTCTCCCAGATCGGGATCTGCCGCAGCACGAGCGGCTTGGTGGATGCGGGCTGCAGCGCCGGGATGATCTCGCGGATCGGCGTCGTGCAGGCATCGATCTTGTTCAGGAACAGAAGGTGGGGGATGCCGCGGTCCTCGAGCTGCTTCAGGATCACCTGCAGCGCCGGAACGCGTTTCGGATCAGGTTCAGAGACGACGACCGCCGCGTCGCAAGCCGTCAGCGCCCCGGCGCCTTCGTACTGGAATTCGATCGACCCAGGACAATCGACAAATGTGAATGTATCTCCAAGGAAGTTCGCGTCTGCGATGTTGAGCTCGACGCTCATGCTATGGTCCCGCGCCTCGGGCGACGCGTCACCCACGCTTGTTTTGTCGGCCACCGCGCCCGCGCGCGGGATAGCGCCAGTGCGCGCCAGGATGGCTTCAAGCAGCGTCGTCTTGCCGGAAAGAAACGGGCCGATCAGTGCGATGCAGCGGGTGCTGCGGCCCGAAGTATGCCCTGAGCCGGCACCTGTAGTGCCTCTCGGGCCGTCGGATTGCCCCATGGTGTCCTCCTTCCCGCTTCCCGGATTGTTTATTCCGGGTGAGCGCTACGAGGCGCGAAGGGATGCGCGTCGCGCACCCCCGCGCCTCCCGAAGGAGCGCAACCTCTTGATCGTCGCGCCGGGACAGAAAAGACGCAAGAGGCTTCCTACTTAGTCTTGCACTGATCATTGCTGATCAAACTCAAGGCCCCGTGTCTTGAGGGCCCGGGCCTGACGGCCGATGCAAACTGCTGCAATGCAACAAGTATTCGCACATGCGCAAGCACGGTTCGTGAAGTTTGTTACGAAAAATTACTTGAAGAAAATGCGCTTCGGCAGCATCATGAACGTGTCATCGCAAGGGCCCAATAAGGCTCTGGAGAACAGACCGAACGGCACTGACACGGCAAAAAGAAACGTCGCCTTGGGAGAGGCGGAAGCTAGGCGAAAAAGTTGGGCGAGTTGGCGGAACCAAACGGCCCGGTGTAGCGCTTACGCTGAAAAGGACGTGCCCCAATGAGTAAGGAATCACTAAACAAATCTCTTCTCCGAGCAGCGGACGCGGCGGGCTATGCCATGGCGTCGCGAGAGGAAGATTTGACGGATTGGACGCTGCTCCAGCCTGAGGTTGCGCTGCGTAACGGCCATGCCGCCGCAGCGACTGCCGCGCGGCGCATGTCATTGCCGTTCGCGCGGTTCGAGCATTGGATCGCGCACATGCTCTCGCTCTCGGACATCCGCGTGCATTCCCCCCGTGCACTGCTTCCGAGCCGCTGAGAGCATCCAAGATCCGATGCGGCGGGCCGCCAATGCGGCCCGTTTTCTTTTGGCTCCACGCATGATGAGCGACCAAGGTCGATGAGCCGCTGCCTTGCCGGAGCAATCGCGATCGTCTTCGGCGGCATCCTGGCTTTGGGCGGCCGCCTCGCGCTCTACTGACAGCCTACTTCAGGTTCCCGCAGAAGCGCTGAATGCGCGTGCAGGCTTCCGTCAGCGCTTCCGTCGAGGTCGCATACGAGATGCGGAACGCCGGCGAGCCCTCGAAGGCCGCGCCATGCACCACGGCCACACCCTCGTCCTCGAGCAAAGCCGTCACGAAGTCCTCGTCGGTCTTGATCGTGACGCCCTTGGGCGTGGTCTTGCCGATGGTGCCCCCGCAGCTCGGATAGACGTAGAACGCGCCTTCCGGCTTCGGACACGTGAGCCCGTTGGCCTGATTCAGCATGCCGACCACGAGGTCGCGCCGCTGCACGAACACGGCATTGTTCTTGGCGATGAAGTCCTGCGGTCCGTTGAGCGCCTCGACGCCGGCCCACTGCGTGATCGAGTTCGGGTTCGAGGTCGACTGCGACTGCAGCTTGCGCATGGCGTTGATCAGCGGCTCCGGACCCGCCGCATAACCAAGCCGCCAGCCAGTCATGCAATAGGCCTTGGAGAGGCCGTTCATGGTCAGCGTGCGGTCGTAAAGGGCGGGCTCCACCTGCGCCGGCGTGAAGAACTTGTGCCCGTCGTAGATCAAGTGTTCGTACATGTCGTCGGTCAACACCCAGACATGCTTGTTCTTCGGCTGCAGGAGCACATCGGTGAGCGCCTTGAGATCGGCGTGCGAGTAGGCCGCGCCCGTCGGATTCGACGGCGAGTTCAGGATCAGCCACTTGGTCTGCGGAGTGATGGCGCGGTCGAGCGCCTCGGCCTTGAGGCGATAGCCGTCCTCGAGCTTCGTCTCGGCAAACACCGGCTTACCGCCACCGAGCAGCACGATGTCGGCATACGACACCCAGCACGGCGCCGGGATGACCACCTCGTCGCCGGGATTCAGAGTCGCGAGCAGCGCATTGTAGAGCACCTGCTTGCCGCCGGTGCCGACCGACACCTGCGAGGCCTTGTACTCGAGCCCGTTGTCGCGCTTGAACTTAGCGACGATGGCCGCCTTCAGCTCCGGAATGCCGTCGACGTCGGTGTACTTGGTTTTGCCGTCATTGATGGCTTTGATCGCCGCCTGCTTGATGTTGTCCGGCGTGTCGAAGTCCGGCTCACCGGCCGAAAGGGAGATGATGTCCCGCCCCTCTGCCTTGAGCTGGCGCGCCTTCATGGACACGGCGATGGTGGCGGATGGCTGTATACGGTTCAGGCTGTCGGCAAAAAAGCCCATAGCGGCGATCTTTCCCGGTTGGACAGAGATTTGGCTTGTGGTGTGCCAGCAAGCGGCGCGGACGCTACGCTTAGCGCCTCGGAAGTTCAATACGCCTAAGGCCTAACAGGCTTTGACAATCCCAACGTGTCGCAATGGGCACAAACACAAGATTAAATTTTCCGTCCCAAGGAATAGCCTGCAATCGCCACAATCCGGGCTAACCCCCGCCACAGCGCGGCGGTGTCATCGGCTTCGGATCACGTGAGGCTCGAATCTTTGGAAAGGAGGATCCATCGCATGCCGCGTAAGGACCTATCTCCGCATTTTCGCAAGCACCTGCCTGATCTGCTGGCGGGACTTGCGGTCTTTGCTCTGCTCGCCGGGCTGACGGCCTGGCACCTGGGTATCGCAGCCAGCTCCGGCACCTCGGCCGGCGCCATGCTCGACAGAAACGCCTCGGCCGTGCTTCTCGCCGGTGCCGTGACGGCCATCGTGGTCTTCAACGTCGCCTTCGTGGGTCACCTGCGCCGGGCCTATGCCACCACCAGCAAAACCGGCGCTCGGCCCGTTCAGCGCAACGAAAATCTCCCGCGTGTGTAAAGCTTTAACTATCTGGAGCCCCGACAATCGGCCACCGGGCTCGCGCGTGAACCACGACCACGCTATAAGCGTTACAGAATATCGTGATCCGGAGTTTGTCAGAGGGCTGCTTACATGACGCTTCGCCGCTTCTCGCTCCCCGCAACGCCGACCGCCCGCGCCAGCACGGGCTTGGCCCTGCTCACCCTCATCGGAGCGGGAATTGCCGCCGCCAATACGGAAGCCCTGGTCGTCGGACGCTTTACGGCGGCCCTTGAGGCACCAGCCCAGCAGGTGGCCATCGAAACCGACCCGAAGCGGCCGCTGGTCGCCGGCAGCGAAGCCTACTGGCTGACGGAGAAACGTCATCCCAACGCAGCCGGCGCGGCGCTTGAGCCTGCAGCCTGGTCGGTCGCGCCGTTCGCTGCGGATCTGACCGTGGGAGATCGCATCACCTTTTCGGGGGCCAAGGGTAAGCGTGTCCTCGAGGTGATCTCCGTGACGAACGTCGAGCCTGCGGAAGGTACCCCGACCAACGGCGCGCGCGATCTCGCCGTGACCTGCCGCGACACTGACGGTCGGTCCTTGACCTTCATCATCCCGGCGGATCCGGCAGCCCGCACCACCTAGGTGCCGGCTGTTGCCCGCGCCAAAACGATCGGCCGGCTTCATCCCCGACAATCCCGACCACCGCCGTGATGTGGCCGAGCGACCCCATGGCTCCGGCCGAAGTACGTCGCAGACGCGCTCCCCGTTGCACGCCAAGTTTCACTGCCTATGATGCGGCCGCGGGCGCGCTGCGCATCGGGCGTCCGCGCGACGGTAGGCGTCGGCAATCGAGGCCAGGAACGGAGTTCGCGGCATGAGGCTCAATCCCCCCACGATCCTGATCTTCCTGATCTCGTTCGTTCTCGCGACCTTGGCGCTGATCACCAAGCTCGGCTTCGTGCCCGTGCCGCGTTACCTGCCCCACCAGGAGTTCTGGCTGTCGATCACGGCCTATCTGACGCTGATGGTCGGCAACCTCGTACGCGGCCTCTAGCCGGCGGCACGGCGCCGCCTACCACGCAATCGGCTTGCGATCGCGGAAGAAACCGCCGGTCGGGCCATCATCCGGCAGCGTGGAGAGCCAGATGGCCGTGTCGGCCCCTTCTTCAGGACTGCGCTGCGCTTCGGGGCCGCCCATCTCGGTCCGCACCCAGCCCGGGCACATGGCATTGACCTTGATGTTACCGCCACCGAGCTCGTTGGCGGCAATGCGGGTAAGCGCGTTGAGCGCCGCTTTCGACATCCGGTACGCCGGATAGCCGCTCCCCATCTCGGCAAGCTGGCCCGCGCCCGACGACAGGTTGACGATACGACCGTATCCCTGTTCGCGCATCAGCGGCGCCGCGGCCTGGATGAGGCGGATCGGCCCGAGCAGATTGGTCTCCATCGTGCGCCGCAGCGTCTCCGGCTTGAGGTCGAAGAGGCTGGCTTTGAAGCCGCCCGGCTCGTCGATCAGGATGCCCGCGTTGTTGACCAGGATGTCGAGGCGTCCATAGATGCGCTTGACCTCGGCCACGGCCTGGAGGGCGCTGTCCTCGTTGTCGACATCGAGCGCCACGACGGGAACATCGAGGCCTTCCGACTGCAGCTTCTCGGCCGCGACCATGCCATCCTTTGGATCGCGTGCCCCGATCACGGCCAACACACCGAGCCGTGCCAGCCCCCGCGCGATTTCGAACCCGATTCCACGGTTTGCGCCTGAGACGAGAGCGGTCCTTGTGACGGCCATGAGGTTCCCTTCTGATCCTGCGCGCTTCGGCGACTCCTTGCCCCAAGCTTAAAGGAATCAAAAACACCGGGCCAGGAGAGATAAGGCCCGCCGTCCCTCGTTCGGGCGGCGGGCCTTGCCTCATGGGAG from Hyphomicrobium sp. CS1GBMeth3 includes:
- a CDS encoding elongation factor G translates to MGQSDGPRGTTGAGSGHTSGRSTRCIALIGPFLSGKTTLLEAILARTGAIPRAGAVADKTSVGDASPEARDHSMSVELNIADANFLGDTFTFVDCPGSIEFQYEGAGALTACDAAVVVSEPDPKRVPALQVILKQLEDRGIPHLLFLNKIDACTTPIREIIPALQPASTKPLVLRQIPIWENGVATGFIDLALERAFLFRKNAPSEMVEIRAADIEREKEARFHMLEQLADYDDDLMEALLSDAAPENGMVFADLSREFEHGLICPVLIGSAQNGSGILRLLKAIRHEVPFVETTARRLKVENAKSAAFVLKTLHTGHGGKLSIARVLTGELPDGASVSGGEAVEERVAGVHALKGEETQKRAAAQAGDTVALGRLDGVRTGDTITAEKSGIVQIAAPRPPEPVLASGIGLKDRKDEVKLSSALGKLIEEDPSLVIEHNKDTHQVLLKGQGEMHLRVAFERLKRKYGVVVDRQKRQVPYKETIRKPIEIRGRHKKQSGGHGQFGDVVLTIRPQPRGAGFAFDDTITGGVVPKQFIPSVEIGVADYMKHGPLGFPVVDVAVTLTDGSFHTVDSSDMAFRQAGRLAMSEGLPKCQPVLLEPVMAVEISVPSEATARVNGLISQRRGQILGFDARDGWPGWDVVSAHIPEAEIEDLIVELRSATAGVGTYTAAFDHLAELTGRLADQVLISHGEAAE
- a CDS encoding pyridoxal phosphate-dependent aminotransferase; this encodes MGFFADSLNRIQPSATIAVSMKARQLKAEGRDIISLSAGEPDFDTPDNIKQAAIKAINDGKTKYTDVDGIPELKAAIVAKFKRDNGLEYKASQVSVGTGGKQVLYNALLATLNPGDEVVIPAPCWVSYADIVLLGGGKPVFAETKLEDGYRLKAEALDRAITPQTKWLILNSPSNPTGAAYSHADLKALTDVLLQPKNKHVWVLTDDMYEHLIYDGHKFFTPAQVEPALYDRTLTMNGLSKAYCMTGWRLGYAAGPEPLINAMRKLQSQSTSNPNSITQWAGVEALNGPQDFIAKNNAVFVQRRDLVVGMLNQANGLTCPKPEGAFYVYPSCGGTIGKTTPKGVTIKTDEDFVTALLEDEGVAVVHGAAFEGSPAFRISYATSTEALTEACTRIQRFCGNLK
- a CDS encoding SDR family oxidoreductase, with the protein product MAVTRTALVSGANRGIGFEIARGLARLGVLAVIGARDPKDGMVAAEKLQSEGLDVPVVALDVDNEDSALQAVAEVKRIYGRLDILVNNAGILIDEPGGFKASLFDLKPETLRRTMETNLLGPIRLIQAAAPLMREQGYGRIVNLSSGAGQLAEMGSGYPAYRMSKAALNALTRIAANELGGGNIKVNAMCPGWVRTEMGGPEAQRSPEEGADTAIWLSTLPDDGPTGGFFRDRKPIAW